The genomic stretch CGGAACAATTTCTAAAATATCGCTCCTTTTTTGACTGTAATACCCAAGGTCAATATCCTTTCTGCCATTGCCTGATTGCTTGCGTTCTTCTTTACTTCTATAGTTTTTGCCTGATTTGATCAAAAGGCTTTCGAAAAGTTCATCAAATTGCTTTGAGGTTATTGAAATATCGAAATTTTTTACTGCTCTTTCCCTTCCAAGCTTTGATAGTTTGGCTCTTAGTTCTTCGTTATCGAATAATTCTTTTATTTTTTCCGCCAACGATTGAGGGTCATTTGGCTGAATAAGAATACCAGAATCGCCAACTACTTCAGGAATTGAACCTGAATATGTGGAAATAACTGGAAGTCCTGATGACATTGCTTCAACGATTGCCATTCCAAACTGCTCTTTCCAGTTTTCTTTCGGTATGCTTGGAAGTGTAAAGATGTCTGCGCAACTATAGTATTCTCTCATACTACTGTAGGACGAATGAGGTTCAATTGTGAAATTCTCTTCAAGTGAAAGCTTTTTGATGAGATTTATGACCTTATCTTTTGCCGGCCCTCTTCCTATCATAAGAAACTTGAGATTTTCTTTGAGGTGAGGATACTTATTGAAAAGAAGTTTTGCCGCATAAAGGATATCGTATATCCCCTTTTCGTAGACAAATCTTCCAACAAAGAGGACAAGTACATCTTCTTCTGACAATGATAATTCTTTTCTTTTTTTTATTCTCATTTCTTGGGAAGGTGCGAAGAATTTTGTATCGATACCCATCGGTATCACTGAAATTTTTGATTTGTCAGCGCCTTCCAATTCAAGTGCCTCGGCGGCCCTTTCTGTTACTGCTACAAATGAGTCGGCAAGGTTGATGACATTCCTTTTATTTGTACTGATATTTTCATTGTCATAGTAAATAAGTGGTATATTTTCCCATTCAAGCACAACTAAGTTGTTCATAAATTTCTTCTTTGCCACTGCGCATTGAAGTGAGAAAAGCCATGTTATATCTGCTGTAAAGATTATATCTTTATCGAAAAGCTCATATTCCAAACCCATTAGGTATATTGGGGACTGTGGATGAGTGGGTAGTTTGACTACCGGGACACCTGCATTATCAAGAGAAAAGTTGTGATTCAAGGTTGTGTAAGCGGTAATATCGTATTTTTTCGCCAAAGGTTCGTAGTTTTTCAACTCCCATTCGTTTAGATTTGGACCTCTTACGATTGCAATAGAAGGCTTGTTTTTTGGAGGTGGTGAAAATTGCTTTTCAAGTTTTTTTGCAAGCTGTGCTTTTTCATAAGACCTATCAGGCCTTGGCATTATATTATATTCTCTATAAATTAAATCTTCTTCTTTATTGAATCCGCTTCCTTCGATTTTGGAATAAAATCTTGCTTTTTTGCGATAGCGCTCTTTATTGAGAAATCCGTAATGTACGACATAAACATCCCATTTGGCCACTTCTCCTTCAATGCCGGCAACAACTTCATGGATTTTGTTTACCCATCTTACATTTGGTAGTTTTTTGAAAATTCTGGGACATGCTTCAAAATTATCGTAGGTTTTTGAATAATAATGAGTATTTCCCACAAGGTTGCATTGCCTGATAGTTACAGCGTTAGCAGTCGTGTTCTCAAGATAATTTTTAATATTATTTTCAAATTCTTCGGAAAAGACTTCATCTGCGTCAATTCGTATTATCCAGTCGCCCGTGCAATTTTCCAATGATATTTGACGTTGTTTCCCAAAGTCATTTTCCCAAGGTGATTCTATCAATTTGATTCTTTTGTCATCTAAATCAAGAAGTTTTTCCTTTGTTTCGTCCTTGCTGCCGCCGTCAACAATGACTATTTCATCTGCAAATGTGCATGATTCAATTGCATTTTCGATAAATTGAGCTTCATTTAAGGCGATCATTGAAACTGAGATTTTCATTTTTCCTCCTCTTTAAAGTAGTCCGCCAAAGTATATGCAAATTCTTTGCCAGAAATTAAAGGAGATTGGAAAAATTTTAAAAATTTAATAATCTATTGAAAAATAAGAAAATATTGAAATAAGGTGGGAATTTTATAGAATAAGGACCAAGGGGTTACAGTATAGAAATAGGTAATATTTTCCTAATAACATGGTTAAATCGATCCATCAATTATCTTAGACTTTTTTACCTTTTTTCCGCCATATCCTTCTATTTGTTTTTTTGCATCGCCAATGCTTTTAATCTTTTTAAGTGTTTCGTCTCTATGGGCATTAACAACTTTAAGAGTTTCCTCATCAATTTTCAGGATATTCTTGATCAAAGAAATGACTTTCCCTTGAGCTTCGCTTTCTTCCTTAGATTTAAACTTTTTTCCCCCTACCCCTTGTTTATCCTTTGATTGCGTTTCTATTGTTTTATCAAGCTTCTCAATTTGGTTTAGTATTTGCTGTCTCATCTCCTGTAGGAAGAGAATTCTCGTATAGTTGCTTCTTGCCGCCTCTTTTCTTTCTTCAGAGGCGATATCCTGAATTTTTTGGTAAAGTTGAACCTTTTGGCTTATTAATTTTAACCTGTTATCATTCATTTTTTATCTCTCTATTTAAATTGTTAAAGATAATAT from Candidatus Schekmanbacteria bacterium encodes the following:
- a CDS encoding glycosyltransferase — protein: MKISVSMIALNEAQFIENAIESCTFADEIVIVDGGSKDETKEKLLDLDDKRIKLIESPWENDFGKQRQISLENCTGDWIIRIDADEVFSEEFENNIKNYLENTTANAVTIRQCNLVGNTHYYSKTYDNFEACPRIFKKLPNVRWVNKIHEVVAGIEGEVAKWDVYVVHYGFLNKERYRKKARFYSKIEGSGFNKEEDLIYREYNIMPRPDRSYEKAQLAKKLEKQFSPPPKNKPSIAIVRGPNLNEWELKNYEPLAKKYDITAYTTLNHNFSLDNAGVPVVKLPTHPQSPIYLMGLEYELFDKDIIFTADITWLFSLQCAVAKKKFMNNLVVLEWENIPLIYYDNENISTNKRNVINLADSFVAVTERAAEALELEGADKSKISVIPMGIDTKFFAPSQEMRIKKRKELSLSEEDVLVLFVGRFVYEKGIYDILYAAKLLFNKYPHLKENLKFLMIGRGPAKDKVINLIKKLSLEENFTIEPHSSYSSMREYYSCADIFTLPSIPKENWKEQFGMAIVEAMSSGLPVISTYSGSIPEVVGDSGILIQPNDPQSLAEKIKELFDNEELRAKLSKLGRERAVKNFDISITSKQFDELFESLLIKSGKNYRSKEERKQSGNGRKDIDLGYYSQKRSDILEIVPHSAETILDVGCGAGEMGYELVKRGKKVIGIEKEPTVAKIAKKRLTEVFEEDVSLLETEKLSKKFDCIIFGDVLEHLISPEETIEKLKKCLKPSGCIILSIPNVRNITVLENLARGNWTYQEAGILDKTHLRFFTFNEIERLLERQGFEIKEIKNNIMNIEELKNIKYDEEGHTSIKIGNLTLEKLTKKDVTELFTIQFIIKAYPKNAESSHLNKTPIFFEEIKKYEEQGAYEQALEKYKEILKNNPSNLTLWEGMGRCYRALGNLEAADKIYSQIETQCQSAESLLDLANFYSEKKDYKKALKYFIKCKETLPPQDERYKEIILGIADSLTCLNKLTEAKKCYSELEKIEPNSEKAAIGKGVVHFIEGNFKEAKRNFTKVLEKNPKNLKALLGKGMALLSEKDTEKAMETFSYALDIDPDNKQGVSFLVKCAIELDKKEIAAKYLEKYLNLHPADLNMLFSLATVYYSLEDYEKSIELLERIKIFEPQFEGVDDLLEEIDRKIKKGRNLNSRAIHRERILANS